The Leishmania mexicana MHOM/GT/2001/U1103 complete genome, chromosome 29 DNA window GTGCAAGGCTGGCGCGCTTTGTGAAGGAGCGCATCGTTAACCGTTCCAAGCGTGGCTCAAGCCcctccgctgcccccgctACGGccgaagacgaagaggagcTGTCATTAGACACCTTCGCGGACATGGTGGgactggcgcagcagctaCTAGAGCAGGAAGGTGTGCTAACTGGCGGCACGACAGGTGCCGCTGAAACCTCCGGCACGCAGGGCATGCGCACCTTTGAGCTTTACGACGAGAAGATCAACAACGCTGAGGCGCTCAGGCAGCGTCCTATcttggcggtggtgatggtaCTGGTGCTTGCTGTGTACGCCAGCAAGATCGTAGCACGCCCAGAACTCGCCGCGCGCAGCGTGGCGCACTTGGAGGCTCTTGAGAGGATGATGGTGCTAGGCAGCAGTGATGGCAATGGAGGTGGTACTGCTACTGTTGCCCTCCCTCGTCCGACATCGGCGTCGTCATCGACACTGGCCACGCTTTGGCCCCTGACCGGTGAGCTTGAAGTAGCCCTCGTGCATCGCCAGCACGAAGCCGACGCCGCACGCTGCTCCTCAAATGAAGGCGAAGAACTCCGCTCCACGCTTCAGCACATGCATGAGAAACGGATGTTGCTTCAGCGAgacagcgcagccgccaaGGCTTCGACCCCGAGCGAGAGATGGGCAGCCGGGGCCTCGCAGTACGTTGGCCAGCGCCCAATCTGGACTGCCCTGCGCTCCCATTTTCTCTCAGCAGGCGTCTTCGATGCAGATAAACCGACAGTGCTGGTGTTCTTTGGCCCCTCCGGCTACGGCAAGTCGGAGCTGGCAAAGCGGGTGGCCAGCGTGCTGCACGGAATTCCAATGTCAGAGCTCGAGGTGTCTGGCAAAATGGTGTACATCCACATGCCGTCCTTCTGCACAAAAGACAGCATCTATTCTCTGGTCGACCCGCCGGCCGCCCACGTCGGCAGTGGCATCCTCCTCTCTGCCCTGCAGAAGCACCCGGACGCTGTCGTGGTGCTGGACGAGTTCGAGAAGAGCACGGCGGAGGCCATCAACAACCTGTGGCTGTCCGCCTTTCAAAAGAACGGTGTGCTGCGCTCACTGAAGGAAGCGAGCCGATCCGTCTCCACAGTGCGCACAACCTTCATCCTCACCTGCAACATCGCGGCGGAGAGCATTGCGGCTCGCGAAGGTCTCTACCTCAACGCGTCCCCGGCAGATCAAGAGAGGATTCGGACACTTTTCCAGTTGCAGTGCAAGAGCGTGTGCCAGGAGACCATGGGTGACCCTTTTGTTAACCGCGTGGATCACTTCTTCCCCTTCATGCCCTACACACGTGCTGAGCGGCGGCAATTTGTGTGCCTCCTGCTCGAGCGACTCCTGACAAGTCAGGCTGAGAAGGGCCGCACCATCTACGCTACACCGGGGTTTGTGGATGTCATGGTGGAACGGCTCCGCACCTtccacgccgccacgctcgAGGAGGCTGTGCGGACGCAAGTCGTGCGGATGGCACACGAAGGGTGGATGTCTGGGGTGCTCACAGTTGAGCGCCGTGTCGCCAGTGgcaccgtggcggtgctgctgcctgcgACAAGGTCGGAGCTCATGAAACACGCAGCACCCGCCTCATCATGCCCAATGTCGACGACGGGTGGCTGTACTGCTGCCGACTtgagcagcgacgacagcgacgaccTCGTCGACGTCGGTGGGCGCTCACTTTTGGTCGAGGCGTGGGAGTCGCTGCCGGGTGGTCCGCAATCGCTGGCGCAGTGGGCGGTagcgggggggagggatggtCGCGCGCCTGGGACCGCGGACGCGGGCGACACCTTGAGTCCACCGAACGTGACTCCGACGCCTTCGACGGACCGACGAGACACCAGCCTGTCTTCCGCGGCACCCTCCACCACAACTTTGCCAACACccacgccaagcagtgctGGCCCGCCTGCCGTCAGCGCACCAGCTTTAAAGAAGGAATACGAGTACGAGTGTCTTACCGACAAGGTTCGCATTCTGGAactggagaaggagctgaaCACGACGCGGGAGCTGCTGACGCAGCGTGACTTGGAGATCGATACCCTGAAGGGCAAGAtcttgctgctgcagaaggcGCTTGCGTTGGTGCTCCTCTCACTGCTGAGCTGCCTCTTCCTCATGGCGCTCATCATCGGACTCAAGGTGACGCTTCTGTTTGCCTTGGCCATAGCGGGCTGTCTCGTGTTTGTGCTCGGTGTTCCTCTGTCCTTCCTGCTCGAGGCCGTGCGCGGGCTCTTCCACTTGCTGGGTCCCTACAAGGCCGgagggctgctgctccttctGAGTGCGTGGCTAGCGCGGGCATTTTGGTCAGCCGCGTCGTGCTCGTAGGGAGCTCGCAGGCAAAGATACGGCCCAGTCAAGGTGGTAGAATGACGATGCTGCTatgctttttctttgtgtgtgtgtgtgtgtgtgcttggcCTGTTTTGCCGAGAACATCGATACGCACTACTActatcaccaccaccccctcgcAACAGGAACGAAACTAGTACGACTACGCACAAACCGCATCATCGCCAGCGAcgctcccttctctcttcatCTAGTATTCTACAGGCTCGCCCGCGTGCAGTCCATAACGGTGCACGGGGAAGTGATGAGGACGGAAAGTGCAGGgaagcaccagcagcgaccgAGTGGGCCATGGAGTGTGCCCCAGTCCCCAGGCAGCCTCATTTTTGTCTCCCCCCCACTTATCCACCAACTCTTGGCTTTCTGTATTTTGTTTTTCGTGTGTCGCAAGAGAAACCGGAACGTccgcatcgtcgtcatccCTGCGGACCGGcagaccccccccccacatacacacacacacagagacacacgcggcaacttgtgtgtgtgtggcgccgaCTTATCTTGcttgctcgctctctctctacagCAGCCGACACATCGCGCAAAtggagagcggcagcgattCCTCCGAGGATGGGACGATTCAGTTCAAGGTGGTTGTACTGGGCAACGGTGCCGTTGGCAAGACTTCCCTCATCCGCCACTTCTGCGATAGCGGCTTCACGAAGAGCTACAAGCAAACCATCGGTGTGGACTTCTACTCGCGGAGGGTACAACTGCCACACAGCTACCCCCCTgtgacgctgcagctgtgggACATTGGCGGGCAGCAAATCGGAGGCAAAATGCTGGCGAACTACATCTACGGCAGCCACGCAGTATGCCTCGTATATGACATCACAGACCTGAACTCCTTCAAGGATCTTAGCGACTGGAAGGAGTGCGTAGACAAGGTGTTCGCAGACGCGCCGGCCGTGGACAAGCCGAAGATGGTACTCGTGGGAAATAAAGTCGATCTGCCCAATCGGCAGGTTACAGACGAAAATCAAGCCGCCTTTAGCAAGAACTTCAACATGCCGCACTGCACCGTGTCGGCGCAGTCTGGAGAGCGGGTGAACGCCATGTTCACTCGCATCGCCGCAACATTGGCGGGGGTGGAGATGAAACAGCAGGATTTGGACTTGGCAGATCGCGTTGCGGCAAATGTGGTGAGTCGACCAGAGGAGCGGCAGGTGGCGCCGCGGGCGCTGGTTCTGCAGGCAACCAGCAACTCAcaaggaaaacgaaagaaTGGCGACTGTGCGGTGATGTGAAGGGAGGGATAGGCCGCCCgttctcgctctccctcgcccccAGCTGCCTTTGCCGCAACACCTCGCTcatgcccccctccccccactcccacccctcGTCGACCAAGGAGACGACGTTACAAGGCAACCttccttttctgttttttattattatttgCGGTGTCGCCGTGGATAAGCAGCAtcttgcagcgctgcacccGCGAAGGaaaagcaacaacaaaaagaggGGAAAACCCAAAGCACAGCAAGAGAGACTGTATCGCAGCAGTGAAATGGACGGCGAGTAAGGCGGAGAAAAAGGGATAGGAACGCCTGAGCGGAGGGCGTTGcttgatggaggaggaggagcggggggtgagggggtgggggcctCTCACCCCCTCTTATTTGTTTTCTGCTGCTCCCCACGCCACTTCGATGTTTCCTTTCTTTCTGCACATTGCTTCATTGCCTTTGCgggacgtgtgtgtgtgtacgctgTCGTGTGAGATGTGGTGGCCAGCGTTGATTGCATTGGCGCTGACCGACGCCGCTTTTTgagagaaggaagggggagagacggagaggagatACATGCGCCCTTGACCACGTCGccacccttcccccctcccccccaccgcACCCAAGCGCATGGATTGCCTGTGCGGGCCGTCGTCGGATGCTGCGTCACCAATGTGCATCTAAAAGATGTAGTGAACACTGACGCACGCATACAGTAGTCAAAAGAAAACGCGATAGAGCCAATCATTCCGTCGTCCTtctggtgctgcagccgcgcgccTCCCCGTATGTGCTGAGAGCGGCCATAGTGATGCGAAAGACGAGCGGTGTCGCCAAGACGATGCGATTTGCtgccgccccccttccccttctgtTAGCAAGATGAGGAATGTAGCGCGTCCCTCGATTCCATCCcggagatgggggaggggtctgTGCAACAGCTGCAGCGGACTATTCTCTCCGTTCTTTCCTGTTGTCTTGTGTGCTTTCCTGTCTACggtctttttttgttgttgttccctCCAAGCTCACGTCTGCGGCACTGGCTCACCCGTCACATTCTCCGTGCGCCGGTACGCGGGGAAGAGAACCCGGGTGCACCATTAGCCTTGTTGCATCGTGAAAAAAAATCAAGTCGCACGACTGCGCCCTCGCCGAGGAGTATCATAGAGTACTCACTTTACTCGTGCCTGCCTGTAACCTGTAGACGCACTTCCTCCGGCGTTTCTGTAGGCACGCGTGGCGAGTGAGTCTCGCAAGGCGCACCAACAGGCTTGCTCAGGGTAGTCTTCTCACtgacgcggcggcacacacacatagacgCACCTCGTTATCTGTGGCAATGAAGACTCTAGATCAGTGGCTTGAGGATAGCTCGTCCAGCGACGATGTCGAGCAGGTGCAACGTGCTgccagcagcgatggcgatCCGCCTAGCATCTCAGGTGGTGGCCATCCCAACGAGTTGCGCGCGGTCAGCGCCTcgcacaacagcggcggtggcgcatcCGTGTCCGGCAGTCCCGTCtcggcgcacacaccgacTACGATGCGGCCAGTGAATCACCCGCACGGCGGCCTCTATGGAAGGCAAGAGGAAACCCGCGATAAAATGATGCGTCTACTCGGCGCGGATGCTGTTGTCAAGGCCACGTCTTCAACATCATCAAGCGCGTCGCCCAACAGCCCCGCATGGCCCGTCGCTGCAGTGCCAGACCGCAGCCGCTTCCTGTTTGGCGTAACGCCGCCCTCCAGTCAGCCCGTGCCGCAGTCCTCTGGGATACCATCTGTGCTATCTGGTGGGAGCTTCACCGGCACCAACGCCAGCTCTCCGATAGGCACACTGGCCCGACCGCTGAAGGCGGTCACCCAAACAAACACGGCGGTCGGCTCCAGTCAACTGCCTGAGGTTGAAAAGACTATGCAGGGTTTCAACGGCGACTCGGCGTACGAGGCGGTAGAGGTGATGGTGGTCGACCGCGGAACTCAGACAGTGTCGACGGTAGGAACGCAGACCGACCCGCTGCCAATGCCCTACGGCGCCTACTACCCCGGACTCttcgcgccgtcgccgtacACTGGCACTGGCTCGTACACTAGATGGATGCCGCCAAGTCTGCCACTACCAAGCTACGGTGTCGGGGTGGATGAGCAGCCATTTCGGCACCACTACCACGACTACGAGCagcgggaggcggcggaagcTGCCAAGCTGCGCGGCGAGCTCGAGATGATTCAGAACTCCATTGACATGCTGATCGCCCGTTACAATctcccgccaccgccaacgTAGCGCGCTGTGGTGCCGGTGTTTCTGTGTTCGGTTTCTATTCTCGAGTGCCTTTCCGGCATGGTCGCGTGTTGCTGGCATGACTGCTTCCTCTAATCTACGTACACTCAGATGAATGCTTggctttgtgtgtgtgtgtgtctgccaaACGTGCCACCCACTGCACACACCTGTAATTTCCAtccggcacacgcacagcagagCCGCATCGCGGCACCCCCTCTTCCACTGGGTGACGATTTGTCGGCAAAAGGGTTGTGTACTATCGTAGCACA harbors:
- a CDS encoding putative small GTP-binding protein Rab28, which gives rise to MESGSDSSEDGTIQFKVVVLGNGAVGKTSLIRHFCDSGFTKSYKQTIGVDFYSRRVQLPHSYPPVTLQLWDIGGQQIGGKMLANYIYGSHAVCLVYDITDLNSFKDLSDWKECVDKVFADAPAVDKPKMVLVGNKVDLPNRQVTDENQAAFSKNFNMPHCTVSAQSGERVNAMFTRIAATLAGVEMKQQDLDLADRVAANVVSRPEERQVAPRALVLQATSNSQGKRKNGDCAVM